The following proteins come from a genomic window of Alicyclobacillus dauci:
- a CDS encoding phosphotransferase family protein, whose protein sequence is MADTIPVRAGEGIDLAPLEKYLRSTFRDLPSGELELTQFPTGASNLTYALKVGDWEAVLRRPPLGPVAPKAHDMGREFRVLQALVGHFQLAPKPLAFCDDHSVLGAPFFLMERRHGIVLNTDFPTGVTPTRDLGRRLSQQMVNELVGLHQVDYTKTDLVHMTRPEGFMKRQVDGWISRYNRAKTDDVQGVEELMKWLADGVPEESGCAIIHYDYKFNNAMFNRELTQMVGLFDWEMTTVGDPLADLGAAMSYWLQADDPEMLKVGLGKPPITIKDGFFTRREFIEAYAQQSGRDVSRSHFYVTFAFFKLAVIIQQIYYRYKAGQTNDSRFMNMNHGVAALVEWALQSVRRPD, encoded by the coding sequence ATGGCAGATACCATTCCGGTACGAGCTGGCGAAGGCATTGACCTTGCACCACTTGAGAAATATTTGCGTTCCACTTTCAGGGACTTGCCCAGTGGAGAGCTTGAACTCACGCAGTTCCCCACTGGTGCTTCGAATCTCACGTATGCCTTAAAAGTAGGAGACTGGGAGGCTGTACTGCGGCGCCCACCCCTCGGACCCGTTGCGCCAAAAGCACATGACATGGGGCGTGAGTTTCGTGTGTTGCAAGCGCTCGTTGGACATTTTCAGCTTGCGCCCAAGCCTCTCGCTTTTTGTGACGACCATAGCGTTCTAGGGGCCCCGTTTTTCCTTATGGAACGTCGGCATGGCATTGTCTTGAACACGGATTTTCCAACGGGTGTTACGCCAACACGGGACTTAGGAAGACGGCTGTCACAACAGATGGTGAATGAACTCGTCGGCCTCCACCAAGTCGACTATACAAAGACCGATCTCGTCCACATGACCCGCCCCGAAGGCTTCATGAAGCGGCAGGTGGATGGGTGGATCTCGCGATACAATCGGGCAAAAACGGATGATGTCCAAGGTGTGGAAGAATTGATGAAATGGCTGGCGGACGGGGTCCCTGAGGAATCTGGATGCGCCATCATTCACTACGATTACAAATTTAACAACGCCATGTTCAATCGCGAACTAACGCAGATGGTGGGTCTGTTTGACTGGGAGATGACCACCGTCGGAGATCCCCTCGCGGACTTAGGTGCTGCCATGAGCTATTGGCTTCAAGCAGATGACCCAGAAATGCTCAAAGTGGGCCTGGGGAAGCCACCTATCACCATCAAGGACGGATTTTTTACTCGCAGGGAGTTCATTGAGGCTTACGCGCAACAGAGCGGACGTGATGTATCGCGTAGTCACTTCTACGTGACCTTTGCCTTTTTTAAGCTGGCTGTCATTATTCAGCAGATCTACTACCGATACAAGGCAGGACAGACGAACGACTCACGCTTCATGAACATGAATCACGGCGTAGCGGCCTTGGTGGAATGGGCTTTGCAGAGTGTTCGGAGACCTGACTGA
- a CDS encoding HU family DNA-binding protein — translation MNKQDLINKTAEKSGLTKKDSEAVVNGIFESIEEALSAGEKVQILGFGTFEVRERAARSGRNPQTGEVIEIPAGKVPAFKAGNNLKEKVK, via the coding sequence ATGAACAAACAAGATCTAATCAACAAAACCGCTGAAAAGTCTGGCCTGACGAAAAAGGACAGCGAAGCAGTTGTAAACGGGATCTTCGAATCCATCGAAGAAGCTTTGAGCGCCGGTGAAAAGGTTCAGATCCTCGGTTTCGGCACGTTTGAAGTACGTGAACGCGCTGCTCGTTCGGGCCGCAACCCGCAAACAGGTGAAGTGATTGAAATTCCTGCAGGTAAGGTTCCTGCATTCAAAGCCGGCAACAACTTGAAGGAAAAAGTGAAGTAA
- a CDS encoding glycosyltransferase yields MFKNWLAFGMSAYNTPGFQDTSRLMTRGFDGEVVYVEPPQSLLRWRNANALMWDWQPREHDAHHTVLTPPLSIPKKLDIFSLGLKRQASNLNTELSYRWGHEWRKETVVYVTNWTPYQYRLIECLNPTYLVFDCVDDVLAFPYDWNRDKVIEAWKRIANRASSVLAVSPTLRDQMETQLNRSVTLMPNGVDAQLFMKPASAVPPALELAGDKLRVGFAGTLNHWINFEAMLTLVEDFPEVTLFLLGRQGQMAEQQAQTFKRLLDHDRVHYLGGVPYEELPGYLQAQDVLILPRIASSASEASNPLKLFEYLAVGKPTVVGGVPIAQDLNRLVYGAETSLSYQDAFRRALDELRNPSPGIVRERQAYAMRRTWSERVRSTLRAIQTT; encoded by the coding sequence ATGTTCAAGAACTGGCTTGCGTTTGGGATGTCTGCATACAACACACCTGGCTTTCAAGATACGTCGAGATTGATGACGAGAGGTTTTGATGGTGAAGTCGTGTACGTCGAACCACCACAATCCCTGTTGCGTTGGCGTAACGCCAATGCGCTCATGTGGGACTGGCAGCCACGTGAGCATGATGCGCATCATACAGTGCTGACGCCGCCACTGTCCATCCCGAAGAAACTAGATATTTTTTCCCTTGGACTGAAGCGCCAAGCGAGCAACCTGAACACGGAACTGTCGTACCGGTGGGGTCATGAATGGCGAAAGGAAACGGTCGTTTATGTGACCAATTGGACCCCATATCAATATCGGCTGATCGAGTGTCTTAATCCCACATATCTCGTATTCGATTGTGTTGATGACGTACTCGCTTTTCCGTACGACTGGAACCGTGACAAGGTCATCGAGGCGTGGAAACGGATCGCCAACCGAGCCTCTTCCGTGTTGGCTGTCTCTCCGACCCTTCGTGACCAGATGGAAACACAACTCAATCGATCCGTCACGCTAATGCCCAACGGAGTCGACGCTCAGTTGTTCATGAAGCCCGCATCTGCGGTTCCACCGGCTCTGGAACTGGCAGGCGACAAACTTCGTGTGGGCTTTGCGGGCACGTTAAACCACTGGATCAACTTTGAAGCGATGCTGACTCTCGTTGAGGATTTTCCAGAGGTCACGCTGTTTTTACTCGGCAGGCAAGGACAAATGGCAGAACAGCAGGCCCAAACATTCAAACGTCTTCTCGATCACGATCGCGTTCACTATCTCGGCGGCGTGCCATACGAGGAGTTGCCTGGATACTTGCAAGCGCAGGACGTGCTGATACTTCCTCGCATCGCTTCGAGCGCGAGTGAAGCTTCCAACCCATTAAAACTATTCGAATACCTTGCCGTGGGCAAACCTACTGTCGTAGGTGGCGTACCGATTGCGCAGGATTTGAATCGACTGGTTTACGGAGCAGAAACATCGCTTTCATACCAAGATGCGTTTCGCCGTGCCTTGGATGAACTTCGCAATCCGTCGCCGGGCATTGTTCGGGAAAGGCAGGCCTACGCTATGAGGCGAACATGGAGCGAGCGAGTCAGAAGCACACTCAGAGCGATTCAAACGACCTAA
- a CDS encoding DMT family transporter yields MREKLYCKEKRYPLWRGFRKSVRGIVALEPNIAHSPSVTNHYRGVFMVLLGAVLWGVSGSAAQVLFQRMHFAPGWLVHIRMTASGIMLLGYVGVRYGPGRVFEIWRSAKDAGRLVLLALVGLLGVQYTYFAAIADSNAATATLLQYLAPVLVVLWALIENRSRPKTRQTLAVIAAVFGTSLLVTNGKLAALGISVGGLVWGLSSALALAFYSIYPRRLLTIYGSLPIVGWCMLLGGITMGFFHPTWKVSATITPASLYLIAFVVICGTMIAFSLFTASLKVITSEEASLLSCAEPLASAVFAVLFLHLRLSPLGWIGALLILVAVVILSRSR; encoded by the coding sequence GTGAGAGAAAAATTGTACTGTAAGGAGAAGCGATATCCTTTGTGGAGAGGTTTCCGTAAAAGTGTAAGAGGAATTGTAGCTCTTGAGCCAAACATCGCACATTCCCCGTCTGTCACGAATCACTATCGGGGCGTCTTCATGGTACTGCTCGGTGCCGTTCTGTGGGGCGTATCCGGGAGTGCTGCACAGGTGTTGTTTCAACGAATGCACTTCGCGCCCGGGTGGCTCGTGCACATCCGCATGACCGCATCTGGAATCATGCTGCTCGGTTATGTGGGTGTTCGCTACGGGCCGGGACGGGTGTTTGAGATATGGAGGTCAGCCAAGGACGCCGGCCGATTGGTATTGCTGGCTCTCGTGGGGCTGCTTGGGGTTCAGTACACCTATTTCGCCGCCATTGCCGACAGCAACGCAGCGACAGCCACCTTGCTGCAGTATTTGGCGCCTGTGCTCGTCGTTCTGTGGGCGCTTATTGAGAATCGATCACGCCCCAAAACACGGCAGACACTCGCCGTTATCGCTGCCGTGTTCGGCACAAGTTTGCTCGTCACGAATGGAAAACTTGCAGCGCTCGGGATTTCTGTGGGAGGGCTCGTATGGGGACTATCATCGGCCTTGGCCCTCGCGTTCTATTCGATATATCCGAGACGGTTGCTTACGATATATGGCTCGCTGCCTATTGTCGGCTGGTGCATGCTGCTCGGTGGGATCACCATGGGATTCTTCCATCCCACATGGAAGGTAAGTGCGACCATCACGCCGGCAAGTCTATATTTGATCGCGTTTGTCGTCATCTGCGGCACCATGATCGCTTTTTCTCTGTTTACGGCCAGTCTAAAGGTCATCACGTCCGAAGAGGCCAGCCTACTGTCGTGTGCAGAGCCCCTCGCCTCGGCGGTGTTCGCGGTCCTCTTTCTACACCTGAGACTGAGCCCGCTCGGTTGGATCGGTGCACTGTTGATCCTTGTTGCCGTGGTCATTCTCAGTCGATCTCGCTGA
- a CDS encoding S9 family peptidase, with translation MSGTDKTYVSIEEVISIPALREIAVHPDGSAVAYVKRVANWDDNIYVDHVQIFEKTSGRHVSLTSGNVASSAPMWSPDGKKLAYLQAGPEGDAKKQIYLYTMETATSLRVTRAVNDVKSFRWAPDGSGLYYISELAASGKQKERKRLYGDFEYVNIDDNKSTLYFCPINPALARTLGPLQGPSDVRQDVLSDEELAICLIEMADVHVSAFDVSRDGEKIVVAIAPSSRITDVEKTEFHLLDVATRHMTPLPIPKPVYYDVHFSPDGRKICYTKRPPDNAYYDTDVLESYDLETKKCERLTGDLDESVYPVAWIKSGIVIEWQDKTSRKIELVKADGSRELVAGGDGHLAYGASVSADGEQIAYLKASDTELADVFLNGERVTNRNQHYEGRAKSTKRVIEWESGDGTAIEGILSIPPDFDQSKRYPLLVVIHGGPVAASFAVPTSNLYYPIESFIECGFIVLEPNYRGSAGYGSKFRRLNVRNLGIGDYSDVIAGVDHLVSQGFADASRVGVMGWSQGGYISAFCSTYSNRFKAVSVGAGISNWATYYVSTDIHPFTRHYLAATPWEDEVIYKRTSPITYVNEASTPTLIQHGDNDSRVPVQNAYELYQGLSDVGVDANLIIFKGMGHGADKPGLHRAIQKQNLAWFCNHILGAPLDGFWL, from the coding sequence GTGAGCGGGACCGACAAAACGTACGTGAGCATCGAAGAAGTGATATCGATTCCTGCACTGCGGGAAATCGCCGTGCACCCCGATGGTTCGGCAGTAGCGTACGTTAAACGTGTCGCCAACTGGGATGATAACATCTACGTCGATCACGTCCAGATATTCGAGAAAACGAGCGGACGGCACGTGTCGTTGACGAGCGGCAATGTTGCCTCAAGTGCGCCCATGTGGTCACCAGACGGCAAGAAACTAGCCTACCTTCAAGCTGGGCCGGAAGGGGACGCAAAAAAACAGATTTATCTTTACACGATGGAAACAGCCACGAGCCTACGGGTGACCCGGGCCGTAAATGACGTGAAGTCATTTAGGTGGGCACCTGATGGATCCGGGTTATATTATATTTCTGAACTGGCTGCTTCGGGAAAACAAAAGGAGCGCAAGCGTCTATACGGAGATTTCGAATATGTGAATATCGACGATAACAAGTCGACATTGTACTTTTGTCCTATCAATCCCGCCTTGGCACGAACACTTGGTCCACTTCAGGGGCCGTCGGATGTGCGACAGGACGTTCTCTCTGACGAAGAGCTCGCTATTTGCCTGATCGAAATGGCTGACGTCCATGTGTCCGCATTTGATGTGTCCCGAGATGGAGAGAAAATCGTCGTGGCCATAGCGCCTTCAAGTAGAATCACGGACGTTGAGAAAACCGAGTTTCACTTGCTCGACGTGGCAACGAGACACATGACACCTCTGCCGATTCCGAAACCTGTATACTATGATGTTCATTTTTCACCGGATGGAAGAAAAATTTGCTACACTAAGAGGCCGCCGGATAACGCTTATTATGATACGGATGTGCTGGAATCGTATGACCTTGAAACAAAGAAATGCGAACGTTTGACGGGGGACTTAGACGAGAGTGTATATCCTGTCGCTTGGATCAAGTCAGGTATTGTAATTGAGTGGCAAGACAAGACCAGTCGAAAGATTGAACTGGTGAAAGCAGATGGGTCACGGGAACTCGTCGCTGGAGGTGACGGACATCTTGCTTATGGTGCCTCTGTCAGTGCGGATGGCGAGCAGATTGCTTATCTGAAAGCGTCCGACACGGAGTTGGCTGACGTGTTCCTGAACGGGGAACGAGTGACAAATCGGAATCAGCATTATGAGGGTCGGGCCAAGTCGACCAAGCGAGTTATCGAGTGGGAAAGTGGGGACGGTACCGCAATCGAAGGCATCCTTTCGATCCCGCCCGATTTTGACCAGTCCAAACGCTATCCATTGCTTGTCGTCATTCACGGGGGACCTGTCGCAGCCTCTTTCGCTGTCCCGACCAGCAACCTATACTACCCGATTGAGTCGTTCATTGAGTGTGGTTTTATCGTCCTCGAACCGAACTATCGGGGAAGTGCAGGGTATGGCTCAAAGTTTCGCAGATTGAACGTGCGCAACTTGGGCATTGGTGATTACTCGGACGTGATCGCGGGTGTGGATCATCTCGTCTCGCAGGGATTCGCAGATGCCTCGAGAGTGGGTGTGATGGGCTGGAGTCAAGGCGGTTACATCTCGGCGTTTTGCAGCACGTATAGCAACCGATTCAAAGCGGTTTCCGTGGGTGCCGGAATCAGCAACTGGGCCACATACTATGTCAGCACAGATATTCACCCTTTCACACGGCACTACTTAGCAGCAACGCCTTGGGAAGACGAGGTCATATACAAGCGCACCTCGCCCATTACGTATGTCAACGAGGCATCTACACCCACGCTCATCCAGCACGGTGACAACGACTCACGCGTACCGGTACAAAATGCATATGAACTCTATCAAGGACTTTCGGATGTTGGCGTTGACGCGAATTTGATCATTTTTAAGGGGATGGGCCACGGAGCCGATAAACCTGGCCTTCATCGGGCCATTCAGAAGCAAAACTTGGCCTGGTTCTGTAACCACATTCTCGGTGCACCGCTCGACGGTTTTTGGCTTTGA
- the aspD gene encoding aspartate 4-decarboxylase — protein sequence MNMDQDLSKRRAMERSFEAISPFEFKNELISLAQKNQKKSTRVLLDAGRGNPNWIAASPREAFFALGQFAVSESRRVWNEGDLAGKPERKGAAERFRTYAKAHQDTPGMKLLEDIVEYGIKKQGFQEDEWVHELVDGIIGDNYPVPDRMLVRVEKVVHDFVLQELCQNDKSVGTFDLFAVEGATAAMCYIFDSLLENYLLNRGDKVAIMVPIFPPYVEIPSLARYAFDVVEIKATARDAAGNHTWQYPESELDKLKDPEIKALFLVNPSNPPSVALAPESTEYILDIVQNHNPNLMIISDDVYSTFVDEFRSLMADVPANTIGVYSFSKYFGVTGWRLGVIAVHQENIFDRLLRELPKDKHDILHARYSSMTQHPDDVRFIDRIVADSRQVALNHTAGLSTPQQVQMALFCAFALLDQENRYKQLTKDICHRRMKLLYDGLGLPYPDLPLDADYYTEFDLEVWSNQYYGREFTDYLKANYEPIDILFRLAENSGIVLLNGGGFHGPTWSIRCSLANLDDDSYSEIGRDLHKALEGYVREWKSSKGSNA from the coding sequence ATGAACATGGATCAAGATTTGTCAAAGCGACGGGCGATGGAACGCAGTTTTGAGGCCATCAGCCCGTTTGAATTCAAAAACGAATTAATCAGTCTTGCGCAAAAGAATCAGAAGAAGAGCACCCGCGTGTTGTTGGATGCAGGGCGAGGGAATCCGAACTGGATTGCAGCGTCGCCACGTGAGGCTTTCTTTGCCCTTGGACAGTTTGCAGTTTCGGAAAGTCGACGTGTGTGGAACGAGGGCGATTTGGCCGGAAAGCCCGAGCGCAAAGGGGCCGCCGAGCGATTTCGCACGTACGCCAAGGCACACCAGGATACACCCGGTATGAAACTACTTGAGGACATCGTGGAATACGGCATAAAGAAGCAAGGCTTTCAGGAAGACGAGTGGGTTCATGAACTTGTCGATGGAATTATTGGAGACAATTATCCGGTGCCTGATAGGATGCTCGTCCGTGTGGAGAAGGTGGTGCATGACTTTGTTCTCCAGGAACTTTGTCAAAACGACAAATCTGTCGGTACGTTTGACCTGTTTGCCGTCGAAGGAGCAACGGCTGCGATGTGCTATATTTTTGACTCGCTCCTCGAAAACTACTTGCTGAACCGCGGTGACAAGGTTGCCATTATGGTTCCAATTTTTCCTCCCTACGTGGAAATCCCGAGTTTGGCTCGGTATGCGTTTGACGTTGTCGAGATCAAAGCCACTGCTCGCGATGCTGCCGGGAACCACACGTGGCAGTATCCGGAGTCGGAACTGGACAAGCTGAAGGATCCAGAAATCAAGGCGCTGTTTCTGGTCAATCCAAGCAATCCTCCATCGGTTGCACTCGCTCCGGAATCGACTGAATACATTCTCGACATCGTCCAGAACCACAATCCCAACTTGATGATTATTTCTGACGATGTCTACAGCACATTTGTAGACGAGTTTCGATCCCTCATGGCGGACGTCCCCGCGAACACAATTGGCGTGTACTCATTTTCGAAATATTTCGGTGTGACTGGCTGGCGGCTCGGTGTCATCGCCGTTCATCAGGAAAACATTTTTGATCGGCTACTCAGAGAATTGCCAAAGGACAAACACGACATCTTACATGCCCGTTATTCGTCCATGACGCAGCACCCAGATGATGTGCGATTTATCGACAGGATCGTTGCGGACAGCCGCCAGGTGGCGCTCAACCACACCGCTGGTTTGTCGACACCACAACAAGTCCAAATGGCGCTATTCTGTGCGTTTGCGCTGTTGGATCAAGAAAATCGCTACAAGCAACTGACGAAAGACATATGTCATCGACGTATGAAGTTGCTTTACGATGGCCTCGGTCTTCCGTATCCTGATTTACCACTTGATGCGGACTACTACACGGAGTTTGATTTGGAAGTATGGTCGAACCAGTACTACGGAAGAGAATTTACGGACTACCTGAAAGCGAACTATGAGCCTATCGACATTTTGTTCCGACTTGCCGAGAACTCTGGCATTGTGCTGTTAAACGGCGGCGGATTTCACGGGCCCACGTGGTCCATCCGTTGTTCCCTCGCCAATCTCGACGACGATTCGTACTCGGAAATCGGGCGTGATCTGCACAAAGCACTGGAAGGGTACGTGCGGGAATGGAAGTCCTCAAAGGGGTCGAACGCTTAA
- a CDS encoding acyl-CoA dehydrogenase — translation MNFSYSDKVQQLVDQLNAFMERHVYPNERVYEDQLKALPDRWAQVPPIIDELKEHAKAEGLWNLFLPESEYGAGLTNVEYAPLCEIMGRSLLAPEVFNCNAPDTGNMEVLVRYGSPKQKETWLRPLLDGQIRSCFSMTEPDVASSDATNISTSIVRDGDEYIVNGRKWWSSGGGDPRCKVAIVMGRSNPDAPKHEQQSMILVPLDTDGVKIERMLTVFGYDHAPHGHAQITYNNVRVPAENMIWGEGKGFAIAQGRLGPGRIHHSMRLIGAAERALELLCKRVQSRTTFGKQLSEQGVIREWITQSRIEIEQAKILTLKAAYMMDTVGNKEAKAEIAMIKVVAPNVALNVLDRAIQAFGAAGVSQDYPLAALWANARTLKIADGPDEVHRAQIARYELSKYRV, via the coding sequence TTGAATTTTTCGTACTCGGACAAAGTTCAGCAACTAGTGGACCAGCTAAATGCGTTCATGGAACGGCATGTCTACCCGAACGAACGGGTTTATGAAGACCAGTTGAAAGCGCTTCCTGATAGGTGGGCACAGGTCCCGCCGATTATTGATGAACTAAAGGAGCATGCGAAAGCGGAAGGTCTCTGGAACCTCTTTTTGCCGGAGAGTGAGTATGGTGCGGGCTTAACCAACGTGGAGTACGCACCGCTGTGCGAGATTATGGGTCGCTCACTGCTTGCCCCGGAAGTCTTTAACTGTAACGCGCCCGACACTGGAAACATGGAAGTTCTTGTTCGATACGGTTCTCCCAAGCAAAAGGAAACGTGGCTACGCCCTCTGCTCGACGGCCAAATTCGCTCATGCTTCTCGATGACCGAACCTGACGTTGCTTCGTCAGATGCTACGAATATCTCCACGAGCATCGTTCGCGACGGCGATGAATACATCGTGAACGGGCGCAAATGGTGGTCATCCGGTGGCGGCGATCCACGCTGCAAAGTCGCCATCGTCATGGGCCGTTCGAATCCGGATGCACCAAAACATGAACAACAGTCCATGATTCTCGTTCCCCTCGACACAGATGGCGTAAAAATTGAGCGCATGCTCACCGTGTTTGGATACGATCACGCCCCACACGGTCACGCCCAAATTACCTACAACAACGTTCGTGTCCCAGCAGAAAATATGATTTGGGGTGAAGGAAAGGGCTTCGCCATTGCGCAGGGACGCCTTGGCCCTGGGCGAATTCACCACAGCATGCGTTTGATTGGCGCTGCCGAGAGAGCGCTGGAACTTCTCTGTAAACGGGTACAAAGCCGAACGACGTTTGGCAAGCAGTTGTCCGAACAGGGTGTCATTCGGGAGTGGATCACGCAGTCGAGAATCGAGATCGAGCAGGCAAAAATCCTGACGCTAAAGGCTGCTTACATGATGGATACCGTGGGGAACAAGGAAGCTAAGGCAGAAATCGCGATGATCAAAGTGGTTGCACCGAATGTTGCCTTGAACGTTCTGGACCGAGCTATTCAAGCGTTCGGCGCCGCCGGCGTCAGCCAAGATTACCCGCTCGCCGCACTCTGGGCAAACGCTCGGACGCTCAAAATTGCAGATGGGCCTGACGAAGTCCACCGTGCTCAAATCGCTCGTTACGAACTGTCAAAATATCGCGTTTGA
- a CDS encoding SDR family oxidoreductase, which produces MHVKDLFDITGKTAIVTGGGRGLGEQIATGLAEAGANVVLCSRKVTACEEVAARLAEIGVKTLAIQCDIANPEDVKHVVEATLERLGRIDILVNNSGATWGAPATDMPLEAWKKVIDVNVTGTFLMSQAVGRSMIEQGGGKIINIASTAGFGGVDPRLMDAIGYNTSKGAILTCTKDLAVKWGPHGINVNAIAPGFFPTKMSNALIERGGKQMLDGTPLRRFGSDSDLKGAALFLAAPASDYVTGACITVDGGASAQ; this is translated from the coding sequence ATGCACGTCAAGGACTTGTTTGATATAACTGGAAAAACCGCCATCGTCACAGGAGGTGGCCGGGGACTGGGTGAGCAAATTGCGACGGGACTTGCAGAAGCAGGGGCCAATGTCGTTCTCTGTTCGCGAAAAGTCACAGCATGCGAGGAAGTCGCGGCTCGTTTGGCGGAGATCGGCGTAAAGACACTCGCAATCCAGTGCGATATTGCAAACCCCGAAGATGTGAAACACGTAGTGGAGGCAACGCTCGAGCGCTTGGGGCGAATTGACATTCTTGTCAACAACAGCGGCGCAACGTGGGGAGCACCAGCTACAGACATGCCCCTTGAAGCGTGGAAGAAAGTCATCGACGTCAATGTCACAGGGACATTTCTTATGAGCCAAGCGGTTGGCCGATCCATGATTGAACAGGGTGGCGGCAAAATCATCAATATCGCCTCAACGGCTGGGTTTGGCGGCGTCGATCCACGACTCATGGACGCCATTGGCTACAACACGAGCAAGGGGGCCATTTTGACATGCACGAAGGACCTGGCGGTCAAATGGGGTCCGCACGGAATCAATGTGAACGCCATTGCTCCTGGATTTTTTCCCACGAAGATGTCAAACGCCCTCATTGAACGAGGCGGTAAACAGATGCTTGACGGGACGCCGCTGCGCCGGTTTGGCTCCGACAGCGATCTGAAAGGAGCAGCCCTGTTCCTTGCCGCGCCGGCATCTGATTATGTCACAGGTGCGTGCATCACCGTCGACGGCGGTGCATCCGCTCAGTAA